GCGATGTTCTCCACCGCCAACGGCACCGGCAGCTCCGCGGCGGTCCGGGTGATGTTGCGCGCCAACACTTCCAGCGCTTCCCGGGTGCGGGGTACCGGCAGTAGGTGTCCGGCCTCGATCCCGCCGGCCCGCACGAAGGCGATGTGCTCGCTGACCAACGGGGAACCGAGCGCCTCGGCGCATGTGGCGAGCCTGCGGACCCGCGCCGGCTGCACCGGATCCGCACCGCCCAGTGACAAGGCCACCCCGTGCGGGATCACCGGCACCCCGGCGTCGGCGAGCGTGGTGAGCATCGGATCGGGCCGGGCACGACGCCGCCGCATCGGCACCGCTTCGGCGATCACCTCACAGAAGCCGGGTGTGAGGTCTGCGATGAGGCCGGCGATTTCGCGGCGCCACCCCAGGCCGACGTCGCCCAGGGCGGGCACCGCGCGGGTCGCGGTCGTCATCCGCCGCACCCTCCGCAACCGCCGCACCCTCCGCATCCGCTTCCGCACCCACCTCCGCCGCCGTCGCCGCCGCAGGAGGCGCCACATCCGCCGCCGTCGGTCCCGCCGGAGGAGTCTCCGGCCAGTTGCACCGAACTGGAGTAGTCGGCGTCGACGGCCCACAGTGCTCCGGTGCCGAACAGGGCCACGGACAGCGC
The window above is part of the Mycolicibacterium fortuitum subsp. fortuitum genome. Proteins encoded here:
- a CDS encoding DUF692 domain-containing protein encodes the protein MTTATRAVPALGDVGLGWRREIAGLIADLTPGFCEVIAEAVPMRRRRARPDPMLTTLADAGVPVIPHGVALSLGGADPVQPARVRRLATCAEALGSPLVSEHIAFVRAGGIEAGHLLPVPRTREALEVLARNITRTAAELPVPLAVENIASFVEWPESDLSESEFLTELVECTDVLLVLDVANVYANARNRGLDPQQELARLPVERVAYSHVAGGRQGEDFYHDTHTDRTPPEVLDLVTALRERADVPFMLERDGRYPPAAELFDELDAIAAAAGAEPITSRARKMWA